A single genomic interval of Lathyrus oleraceus cultivar Zhongwan6 chromosome 7, CAAS_Psat_ZW6_1.0, whole genome shotgun sequence harbors:
- the LOC127100713 gene encoding ycf20-like protein, producing MACQMGSTNLQWRLSVIENEGSKRTFTPLATSRIYRCCCESSFSGVTPNVGMKSLPFSQSRFLGRRAGWKVALALNTDGLSGNDEQQSLNDSGSSFGGTRLGRILSAGGRQLLEKLNSARKNFPMKIFLVLLGFYTANALATILGQTGDWDVLVAGIVVAAIEGIGMLIYKNPATMRTGRLQSFLVMVNYWKAGICLGLFVDAFKLGS from the exons ATGGCTTGTCAAATGGGATCGACGAATCTGCAGTGGAGATTATCAGTTATAGAGAATGAAGGCTCAAAAAGAACATTTACACCCCTTGCAACTTCTAGAATCTACAGATGTTGTTGTGAGTCAAGTTTTAGTGGCGTAACTCCAAATGTTGGCATGAAGTCTTTGCCTTTTTCTCAGAGCCG TTTCCTGGGAAGAAGAGCTGGGTGGAAAGTAGCTTTGGCCTTGAACACAGATGGATTGTCCGGTAATGATGAGCAACAAAGCCTTAATGATTCTGGTTCGAGTTTTGGTGGCACTCGATTGGGTAGAATACTGAGTGCAGGTGGCAGACAACTTCTGGAGAAGCTGAATTCAGCTAGAAAGAACTTCCCTATGAAAATATTCCTGGTGCTTTTGGGTTTCTACACGGCAAATGCACTTGCTACAATCCTTGGTCAAACCGGGGATTGGGACGTTCTGGTTGCTGGTATTGTAGTGGCAGCAATAGAGGGCATCGGTATGCTAATATATAAAAATCCAGCTACTATGAGGACTGGGAGGTTGCAGTCTTTTCTAGTTATGGTGAACTACTGGAAAGCAGGCATATGTTTGGGCCTCTTTGTTGATGCTTTCAAGCTAGGCAGCTAA